Within Sphingobium aromaticiconvertens, the genomic segment TGGCGCGGGGCAGGCTCGCATGAGGCCGTCCATTGCCGTCCTCGCCATGCTCTCGCTGCTGGTGCCCGGCATGCTCCATGCCCAGCGCGCAGACCTCCCGCCGGTCGAGAAGGTCAACGAAGCGCTCGACAACCATCCGACCGTCATGGCCGCCGCCGCCAGGGTCGAAGCCGCCCGTGCGCGCGGGGGCATGCTGCGCAAGGGCGCCCATGAATCGGTTATCGCGGGCAGCTATATTCGCCGCAGCGTTGACCGCGAAGGCGGCTATGACGAGTTCGATGCGACCCTCTCCCGTCCCTTCCGTCTTCCCGGCAAGGCGGCGCTCGACCGCGAGTCAGGCGCGCTGGGAGTCGAGGTTGCGGAGAACCAGATGGAGGATGCGCGCCATCAGGCGGCGTTGGTCCTGACCGGGCTCTGGCATGACTGGCTGACCGCCGGCAGCCATTATCGCAACGACCTCGACACGGTGCGCTCGCTGGAAGCGGCCCTGACCGCCTTGCGTCGCCGCGTCCAGCTACGAGATGCCTCGGCGCTCGATCTCGACCAGGCTTCCGCCGCACTGGCGCAGGCGCAGGCCCAGGCCGCTGCATCTCTCTCCGCACGCGAGCAGGCGCGCGTGATCCTGGTCGCGACTTTTCCAGAGATACCGCTTCCTCCCGAGCCAGCCGAACTCGCCTTGCCCGAACTGCCGCCACAGAAACTCGAAACCATGCGGACGCTGGTGATCGAGCGCAGTCACGAGATCCGCGCCGCCGACCGCGAGGCGCAGCGGTTGGCCGTCGTTGCGCGACGGGTTCGAGCGGATCGGATCGCCGATCCCTCTTTCGGTGTCCGCCTGTTCAGTGAGCGTAGCGGCGTGGAGCGGGGCGCGGGCGTGGTGGCGTCCATCCCGCTGGGAGGCGGCTACCGCCGGGCAGCCGCCTCCCAGGCGTCGGCGGAGGCAAACGCCGCCCGTCTCGAACTCGCCAATATCCAGCGATCGGTCGCGGCTATCGCCGACGCCGACCTGTCGAATGCGCGCATCCGGCTGGAAGCGTGGCGAAGCGCGCAGGCATCGGCGCAGAGCGCTTCCGACGCCGCCGGGCGGACGGAGCGCGGCTATCAACTGGGCCAGATCGATCTGGTCGACCTGCTCTATGCCCGCCGCCAGGCGAACGACGCTCGCCAATCCGAGATCGATGCGCGATCGGAAGCCTCGCGGGCGCTGCTGAAATTGCAGATCGATTCCCATAGCATCTGGGTTCCCGATGGCGACCATGATTGAGAACGGCTTTGTGCACGGGCGCGAAGCCAGGCCCTCTGGTTCAGCTTCTTGGCGGCACAAGAGATGAAATGTGCAGGGAAGCCGAGTCCGGACCTCACCGACGGCGGCGTACCGCGAACGCCTTGATCGCTTGACTAAAGCTTGGCCGCGTAGATCATTCGGCCCGGGCCGAGCCGGCCGAGAATTTGGGCTATATCGGCCTGTGCAACAGCAAAGCACCCCTGGCTTCGCCCGAGCTTGCCGGTGGCGCGAACGATGTCATCCGATACGTAGGATGCCGCATGGATGACAATGGCGCGCGCCTCGGCGTTGCTGTTCTCAGGGTCAAGGCCGATCAGGCGCTGCGAGCGACCATGCTTGCCTGAATAGCCGTTGCCGACCAGATAAGCGCCCGCTGAAGACGCCGCCGAGCCCGGTGAATTCGAGAAGCGCTCGACCCAGCCGCTATGATCCGGATCGGACCCGCGCCCGTGCGCGACCAGCAGACTTTGGCTTCGCCCGCTCATCACATCGACGATGTGGAACCGGGGAATGCGCGACGCCTGGCTGAAATCCACGATACCGATCACGTCGCGATGCTTTATCGTCGCGTGGTGGCGGTCCAGCGCACTCAATGCGCGTTGAAGCAAGGCCGGGCGCGGAAGAGCTGGTCCGGGCAGGGCGGCAAGCCCGTTCGTCTGCTGTAACATGCCCAAAGCAGCTGCACCGCCACCCAGAAGCAGGTGGCGCCTGGAAATGAATGTCACGCTTGTCTTGAACCACTATCTGTTTGCTGATCAAGACCATGATAAGCATCATATGAGCCACTTCACAGATAAGTACTAAACCTTACGAGAATCGGGAAGATTGCCGGGCGGGCTGGTTCGAGACGATCGCCGAGACCGATGCGGACGCCGCCTGAGTACCGAGCGCATCATCATAAGACCGGGCAGAAGCGGCAGCCACAATGTCAGGATCCTCAGCAGCATGGTGGCGGCAAAGGCATTCTCGATCGGCACACCCAGGAAACCAAGCGTTGCGGTCGACGTCGCCTCGAAGCTGCCGAGACCCAGCGGGATCGGGCCCAGCGTCACGACGATCGACGCCATGATCAGCGCAATGAACGCAGTTCCGAAACCGGCGGGTCCTCCCAGCGCGTCAAGACAGGCCCAGAGCGTCGCGGCGTCGGCAAGGAAGACCAATGCATTGAAGCCCGTGACGCGAAGCAAAAGCGGGCGATCACCGATCAGATGGGCCGGGGCCTGACCGACGATCTCCAAAAGGTTACGGACCACGCCCACCCGTTCGAGCCGGGGCGACAAGGGCTGGCTGCCGCGATGTCTGAGCCAGAGCGCGAGCGACGGAATGGCGAGCGCCACCAGCAGAAATGTGGTGACCATACCGGCCATCAGCGGCGTCGCCTTGTCGTGGAGCCATAACAGGACCAGCATGGCGACCGCGAAGAAGGCGAAGGCGGCGTAATATCCTGTCATCGAGACAAGCAGCGCCGCCACGGCCGTCCCGCGCGGCACGCGCAACCGCACGAGTTGGTCGACGAGGAGGACATTGCCCCCCATTCCCGCGCTTGGCACCGCCTGGTCCGCGAACAATTTGGTGAGCGCGATGCGCATCAACCAGGAAAGCGGCCGCGAGGCGCCGGCGCTGCGCAGCACCGCCGCCCAGCCAGCCGCCACGCTGGCATAGGTCGAAAGCTGGAACAGGACGGCAAGAGCCAACCAGAAGAGATTGGCGCGAGCGACCAGCCGGCCGAAATTCTCGATCTCGCCGAAATGCAGCACCGCTCCGACCAGCGCCGCCACAAGGATGATGCCGAGAAACCAGGACCGCCATGCGCCCGACGGCTTTGTGGCGGTCGCCTCGTCAGCTTTCGAGGACATAGCTGCCCGGCGCGTTCCCGAGCGTTCCAGCGTTCACGCCAGAACCGCCGAGCGGCGGCGGTACGCCTGGAGGGCTTGAATGCAAATCGAGCCAGGCGGCCCATGCCGGCCACCACGAACCAGCTTCTGACGATGTCCGGGCCATCCAGGTTTCAGGATCGACGCCGTCCGCGTCTGCCGGTCGTGCGAGCAACCGATAGAATCGATCCGGATGGCCGGGTTCGGATACAATTCCGTCGTCATGGCCGCCGGTGGTGAGCAGAAATGTCACCTCCGTGCCCATCAGCCGATGGATCTTGTAGACGGAGCGCCAGGGCGCGACATAGTCGCTTTCGGCGCCGACCGCGAAAACCGGTACATGGATATTTTCGAGGGGGATCGGTCGACCATCGACCTCATACCGTCCCTCGGCCAAATCGTTAGCAAGAGCCAGGGAGTGAAGATACTGGCTATGCGCTGCAAATGGCAGGCGCGTGGCGTCGCTGTGCCAGGCTTGCAGGTCGCTCATCGGGCCGCGTGCGCCCATGAGATAGTCGCGGACAAAATAGGGCCAGACAAGTTCGTTCGAGCGCAGCGCCTGGAAAGCGCCGCTCATTTGCGCGCTGTCGAGATAACCCCGTGCGCGCGCCATCGTCTCAAGAAAATCGAGCTGCGCCGCGTCGATGAACAGGCCGACCTCGCCCGGTTCGCTGAAATCGGTTTGCGCGGCGAACAGCGTCATCGACGCAAAACGATCATCGCCATCGCGCGCCATCGCCGCCGCCGCGATCGCGAGCAAGGTTCCCCCGAGACAGTAACCCGTAGCGTGAACTCTGTTCCCGCCGGTGATCGCGGTGATCGCGTCAAGCGACGCCATGATACCCAGCCGACGATAATCCTCCAGGTCGAGCGCGCGACCGCCTTCGCCGACATTGCGCCACGAAATCATGAACACCGTATGCCCCTGCCCCACGAGCCAGCGCACCAGCGAATTCTCAAGCGACAGGTCGAGAACATAATATTTGAGGATCCATGCCGGAACGATCAGCAACGGTTCCGGACGGACGGCCTGCGTTGTCGGCGCATATTGGATGAGCTCGATCAGATCGTTCCGATAAACTACCTTGCCCGGCGTGATCGCCACGTCGGCGCCAGGACGATAGCATTCGGCGCCGGCCGGCCGCTCTCCCGCAAGCGAGCGGAGCCAGTCCTCGATCAGGGTTGCCAAACCATCGACCAGGCATTTGCCCTGGGTTTCGATGATGCGGTGCTGGAGGACCGGATTGGTGGCGACAAAGTTCGAGGGCGCCAGCATGTCGAGTATCCGGTGGATCGAAAAGCGCATGATTGCCCGATGCTGCGCTGTAACCCCAAGAATATCGCACGCCGCCTCATCCCACCACCTCTCGCTGTGCAAAAAGGACTGACGTATCAGATCGAAAGGCCATGCCTCCCAGGAAGGATCGTCGAAGCGGTGTTCCCGCGTTGGAGGGCCGGCTTGGGGCTTGGGTGCGCCTGCGGACGCAGCAGTCCGCCACTCACCACCGGCGAGCGACATAAATTCGCGGACGGTCTCGGCAACAATATGCATTTGGCTACCTGGAAATAAGGCGAGATGCGTCGCCCAGTCTGCGAAGGCCTCACCGAGCGACGACGGCGCC encodes:
- a CDS encoding TolC family protein is translated as MRPSIAVLAMLSLLVPGMLHAQRADLPPVEKVNEALDNHPTVMAAAARVEAARARGGMLRKGAHESVIAGSYIRRSVDREGGYDEFDATLSRPFRLPGKAALDRESGALGVEVAENQMEDARHQAALVLTGLWHDWLTAGSHYRNDLDTVRSLEAALTALRRRVQLRDASALDLDQASAALAQAQAQAAASLSAREQARVILVATFPEIPLPPEPAELALPELPPQKLETMRTLVIERSHEIRAADREAQRLAVVARRVRADRIADPSFGVRLFSERSGVERGAGVVASIPLGGGYRRAAASQASAEANAARLELANIQRSVAAIADADLSNARIRLEAWRSAQASAQSASDAAGRTERGYQLGQIDLVDLLYARRQANDARQSEIDARSEASRALLKLQIDSHSIWVPDGDHD
- a CDS encoding murein L,D-transpeptidase catalytic domain family protein, which encodes MTFISRRHLLLGGGAAALGMLQQTNGLAALPGPALPRPALLQRALSALDRHHATIKHRDVIGIVDFSQASRIPRFHIVDVMSGRSQSLLVAHGRGSDPDHSGWVERFSNSPGSAASSAGAYLVGNGYSGKHGRSQRLIGLDPENSNAEARAIVIHAASYVSDDIVRATGKLGRSQGCFAVAQADIAQILGRLGPGRMIYAAKL
- a CDS encoding lysylphosphatidylglycerol synthase transmembrane domain-containing protein, encoding MSSKADEATATKPSGAWRSWFLGIILVAALVGAVLHFGEIENFGRLVARANLFWLALAVLFQLSTYASVAAGWAAVLRSAGASRPLSWLMRIALTKLFADQAVPSAGMGGNVLLVDQLVRLRVPRGTAVAALLVSMTGYYAAFAFFAVAMLVLLWLHDKATPLMAGMVTTFLLVALAIPSLALWLRHRGSQPLSPRLERVGVVRNLLEIVGQAPAHLIGDRPLLLRVTGFNALVFLADAATLWACLDALGGPAGFGTAFIALIMASIVVTLGPIPLGLGSFEATSTATLGFLGVPIENAFAATMLLRILTLWLPLLPGLMMMRSVLRRRPHRSRRSSRTSPPGNLPDSRKV
- a CDS encoding PHA/PHB synthase family protein; the encoded protein is MSQVTGNEEQAVVSLSTPDGTATKCAGGPYDGWAELFLRPTRAAVATLTGGLAPSSLGEAFADWATHLALFPGSQMHIVAETVREFMSLAGGEWRTAASAGAPKPQAGPPTREHRFDDPSWEAWPFDLIRQSFLHSERWWDEAACDILGVTAQHRAIMRFSIHRILDMLAPSNFVATNPVLQHRIIETQGKCLVDGLATLIEDWLRSLAGERPAGAECYRPGADVAITPGKVVYRNDLIELIQYAPTTQAVRPEPLLIVPAWILKYYVLDLSLENSLVRWLVGQGHTVFMISWRNVGEGGRALDLEDYRRLGIMASLDAITAITGGNRVHATGYCLGGTLLAIAAAAMARDGDDRFASMTLFAAQTDFSEPGEVGLFIDAAQLDFLETMARARGYLDSAQMSGAFQALRSNELVWPYFVRDYLMGARGPMSDLQAWHSDATRLPFAAHSQYLHSLALANDLAEGRYEVDGRPIPLENIHVPVFAVGAESDYVAPWRSVYKIHRLMGTEVTFLLTTGGHDDGIVSEPGHPDRFYRLLARPADADGVDPETWMARTSSEAGSWWPAWAAWLDLHSSPPGVPPPLGGSGVNAGTLGNAPGSYVLES